A window of the Urocitellus parryii isolate mUroPar1 chromosome Y, mUroPar1.hap1, whole genome shotgun sequence genome harbors these coding sequences:
- the LOC144251019 gene encoding differentially expressed in FDCP 8 homolog — MEYDEKLAPFRQAHLNPFNKELGPRQHEQGPSEEALDISSEETLPELPPGEPGFHYSERMMDLGLSEDHFSRPVGLFLASDVQQLHQAIEECKQVILELPEQSEKQKDAVVRLIHLQLKLQELKDPNEDEPNIRVLFEHRFYKEKSKSVKQTCHKCNTIIWGLIQTWYTCTGRPRLRPTPTG; from the exons ATGGAATATGATGAGAAGCTGGCCCCGTTCCGGCAGGCCCACCTCAACCCCTTCAACAAGGAGCTGGGGCCAAGGCAGCATGAGCAGGGACCTAGTGAGGAGGCCCTGGACATTTCTTCTGAAG agACCCTGCCTGAGCTGCCCCCTGGGGAGCCTGGGTTCCACTACTCTGAGCGCATGATGGATCTTGGCCTGTCTGAGGACCACTTCTCCCGCCCTGTG GGTCTGTTCCTGGCCTCCGATGTTCAGCAACTACATCAGGCAATTGAGGAATGCAAGCAGGTGATCCTGGAGCTGCCTGAGCAGTCGGAGAAGCAGAAGGACGCAGTGGTGAGGCTGATCCACCTGCAGCTGAAGCTCCAGGAGCTGAAG GACCCCAATGAGGATGAGCCCAACATTAGGGTCCTTTTTGAGCACCGCTTCTACAAGGAGAAGAGCAAGAGTGTCAAGCAAACCTGCCACAAGTGCAACACCATCATCTGGGGACTCATTCAGACTTGGTACACCTGCACAGGTAGGCCAAGACTGAGACCCACTCCTACTGGATAA